A genome region from Nitrospirota bacterium includes the following:
- a CDS encoding TIM44-like domain-containing protein yields MNKTQLIAATIVLSLIGAPTLSFAKARGGSGGGYSSGSRSGSTGSSIGSRGSRTHDQNGASPIQQSATPKPATAPPATPAGQTPAAQPASRPSFLQRNPLMAGIAGGLAGSWLGHMLFGATESSAKTSEAGEPASEATQAAGASSSTGILLFLMLLVTGTLFYFLKVRRPAIPDFSGITRSSAVGGSLLTEPSATTGLVSTVVSDVTAADKAAFQQLLTDIQTAWSKQDLTGLRRFVTPEMLTYFSTALAENTSRDIENHVEDVVLGRAEVREAWTENATQYATVSLHWSARDYTISLKKQRGEAGYLVEGNEEKPSESSEVWTFMRFQDGKWLLSAIQQVD; encoded by the coding sequence TTGAACAAAACGCAACTCATTGCTGCCACCATCGTATTGTCTCTGATCGGAGCCCCGACCCTCTCCTTCGCAAAGGCGCGAGGCGGATCCGGTGGAGGGTACTCCAGCGGGTCTCGGAGTGGAAGCACCGGGAGCAGCATAGGGAGCCGTGGCTCCCGCACCCACGACCAGAATGGCGCGAGCCCGATTCAGCAATCGGCCACCCCCAAGCCGGCAACTGCACCACCAGCCACGCCAGCCGGCCAGACCCCCGCAGCCCAACCGGCCAGCCGGCCTTCGTTTCTACAGCGTAATCCTCTCATGGCCGGAATCGCAGGCGGCCTCGCCGGATCGTGGCTCGGCCATATGCTCTTCGGCGCGACCGAGAGCAGCGCAAAAACGAGCGAAGCAGGTGAACCGGCCAGCGAAGCCACCCAGGCAGCCGGCGCCTCTAGCTCAACCGGCATTCTTCTCTTCCTCATGCTTCTGGTCACAGGAACGCTATTTTATTTCCTGAAAGTCCGGCGGCCGGCGATCCCTGATTTTTCCGGGATCACGAGGAGCAGCGCAGTCGGCGGATCCCTGCTGACAGAGCCATCCGCCACGACAGGACTGGTCTCAACCGTGGTCAGCGACGTGACCGCTGCAGACAAGGCGGCCTTCCAGCAACTGCTGACCGACATTCAGACAGCCTGGAGCAAGCAAGACCTGACGGGATTGCGGCGATTCGTCACACCGGAGATGCTGACCTATTTCAGCACCGCGCTGGCAGAGAACACCAGCCGGGATATCGAAAATCACGTGGAAGATGTGGTCCTGGGACGGGCGGAAGTCCGGGAAGCCTGGACAGAAAATGCCACGCAGTACGCAACGGTGAGCCTACATTGGAGCGCCCGCGACTATACGATTTCCTTGAAGAAGCAGCGCGGAGAAGCAGGTTATCTCGTCGAGGGCAACGAAGAGAAGCCGTCCGAATCGAGCGAAGTCTGGACCTTCATGCGATTCCAAGACGGAAAGTGGTTACTCTCAGCTATCCAACAAGTCGATTAG